The Streptomyces seoulensis genome contains a region encoding:
- a CDS encoding adenylate kinase produces the protein MRIVLVGPPGAGKGTQAVRLAETLAVPHISTGDLFRANISRQTELGKLAKSYMDGGNLVPDEVTIAMAKDRMEQPDAENGFLLDGFPRNVSQAQALDELLQGEGIKLDAVLDLEVPEEEVVKRIAGRRICRNDSSHVFHVTYSAPKKEGVCDVCGGELYQRDDDSEDTVRKRLEVYHTQTEPIIDYYKAQGLVVTISSLGPVDEITKRALEALKREKAGSE, from the coding sequence ATGCGTATCGTCCTCGTCGGGCCGCCGGGTGCCGGTAAGGGAACGCAAGCCGTCCGCCTCGCAGAGACGCTGGCCGTCCCGCACATCTCCACGGGCGACCTGTTCCGGGCCAACATCAGTCGGCAGACGGAGCTGGGCAAGCTGGCCAAGTCCTACATGGACGGGGGCAACCTCGTCCCGGACGAGGTCACCATCGCCATGGCCAAGGACCGCATGGAGCAGCCGGACGCCGAGAACGGCTTCCTGCTCGACGGCTTCCCGCGCAACGTCTCGCAGGCCCAGGCGCTGGACGAGCTGCTGCAGGGCGAGGGCATCAAGCTGGACGCCGTCCTGGACCTGGAGGTCCCGGAGGAAGAGGTCGTCAAGCGGATCGCCGGCCGGCGCATCTGCCGCAACGACTCCTCGCACGTCTTCCACGTGACGTACAGCGCGCCGAAGAAGGAAGGCGTCTGCGACGTCTGCGGCGGCGAGCTGTACCAGCGCGACGACGACTCCGAGGACACCGTCCGCAAGCGGCTCGAGGTCTACCACACGCAGACCGAGCCGATCATCGACTACTACAAGGCGCAGGGGCTCGTCGTGACGATCTCCTCCCTGGGTCCGG